The Xylocopa sonorina isolate GNS202 chromosome 17, iyXylSono1_principal, whole genome shotgun sequence genome includes a region encoding these proteins:
- the LOC143431128 gene encoding uncharacterized protein LOC143431128 — protein MKRLDSFRCSLVLLSSLVLVALAITTTVHHFDISNYVYGVDHDLQARARAGIEAERFTYQTKARYQNKQESNDAACRIKPDRPCPPSKYRTPSGACNNVRHPVWGARGAPFLKLLPAAYSDGIASPRQSAENHALPTSTKAVSTLINHLRLSPEAHEGLTSLSGVWSELVLEDIASTVHPSNKQNICCSANSRHPECYEIYDDQGGCTEYWRSVPSLTVHKCNFDTREQMNGASAYLDGSHIYGATDEQLHRLRTYSQGKVDISACEVCNDTEDNALGTIYSAFLREHNRIAEKLAEANEHWFDTKLFLEARRLVVAQIQHVTLNEYVPSILGEEARTDRELMPVTNGFYNGYSSSHVAGTYDAVALAALRALTSLRKHRIDDATCLEDHVLASANRVSLDLSRTAFEPRLDADARFVHMGRDHGIPGYVQFVAECSGRNITVRNFKDLERLIRPAHVNLLETIYSRVEDIDLLLGGILEIPTRGATVGPTFVCLLKRQFIKIRNSDRFWYENDIPPSGLNPTQLAEIRKVSLAGILCANTKIERIQPNAFVQQDPYLNARINCDQHSALDITPWREEPLPEPSKEIALGKASITLEHIPEIEPSLIEAAVKKAEADLIERKQLEYNSWLEQRIADPKSPAGTAASFSKANRDALLLANSSIMYELATNEILNGLHGLKRRKRQAFDTTDNILGFPNNDFSDLLQNVDISGFLSQKKPTNHDEVECPVDDSPCDPTSPYRTLSGHCNNLRNPNLGKSLTTFARLLPPVYEDGVSKPRITSVTGVPLPNPRVVSTVIHPDISNLHNRYTLMVMQFAQFLDHDLTMTPIHKGFAESIPSCRSCDSPRTVHPECNPFPVPPGDHYYPTVNVTSGARMCFPSMRSLPGQQHLGPREQINQNTGFLDGSVIYGENTCICNILRGFNGRMNVTQSPHRGAKDLLPQSPTHPECKAKSGYCFIGGDGRASEQPALTVMHTTWIREHNRIVEGLRQINPHWDGEKLFQQARRIVSAILQHVTYNEFLPRILGWNAVTLYGLKLLPQGYYKEYSPTCNPSVLTEFATAAYRIGHSLLRPHLPRMDSNYQNIEPSILLRDGFFDPDMLYQNGMCDEMIRGLIATPMETLDQFITGEVTNHLFEIRGIPYSGIDLVALNVHRARDHGVPSYNNYRALCNLKRATTFEDLSREMAPEVIARMKRIYASVDDIDLFPGGMSERPLQGGLVGPTFACIIAIQFRQSRKCDRFWYETDDPNIRFTEHQLAEIRKVTLSKILCENMDDHNEMQRAAFDLPSNFLNPRVPCSSMPHMDLSAWRETRHGCQIGGRNVALGESGFPTPCTSCVCTAEGTQCASLRITDCNQLLREASREAILRDDVCTAQCGFVLAATEATSRIQQFTTPTSFPGFVAHRNSLRSAPTPVSFNGFKLPDLSQFIG, from the exons GTGCAGTTTGGTACTGCTATCCAGCCTAGTACTTGTGGCATTAGCGATCACAACGACAGTCCATCATTTCGACATTTCAA ATTACGTCTATGGGGTGGATCATGATTTGCAAGCAAGAGCGCGTGCAGGAATCGAGGCTGAAAGGTTTACTTACCAAACCAAGGCTAG GTACCAAAATAAGCAAGAATCAAATGATGCTGCGTGCAGAATCAAACCGGACAGACCTTGTCCGCCAAGCAAATACAGGACACCATCCGGTGCTTGTAACAACGTGAGACATCCGGTTTGGGGTGCTCGCGGTGCACCCTTCTTAAAATTATTACCAGCAGCGTATTCTGATG GCATCGCTAGTCCTCGGCAATCAGCGGAGAACCACGCGCTCCCGACGTCGACGAAAGCCGTGTCGACGCTGATAAACCATTTGCGACTGTCGCCAGAAGCTCACGAGGGCTTGACCAGCTTATCCGGCGTCTGGTCTGAACTAGTGCTCGAGGACATCGCGTCAACGGTCCATCCGTCGAACAAGCAGAACATCTGTTGCTCTGCGAACTCGAGACACCCGGAATGTTACGAAATCTACGACGATCAAGGCGGATGTACGGAGTATTGGCGCTCAGTGCCCAGTCTGACGGTGCACAAGTGCAACTTCGATACCAGGGAACAGATGAACGGCGCGTCCGCGTACTTGGACGGCTCTCACATCTACGGGGCGACCGACGAACAATTACATCGGCTCAGAACGTACAGCCAAGGGAAAGTGGACATTTCTGCTTGCGAAGTGTGCAACGACACCGAGGACAACGCTCTAGGGACGATATACAGTGCGTTTTTGCGCGAGCACAATCGTATAGCCGAGAAGCTGGCGGAGGCTAACGAGCATTGGTTCGACACGAAATTATTTCTGGAAGCTCGTCGATTGGTCGTGGCGCAGATCCAGCACGTCACTTTGAACGAGTACGTGCCGAGCATCCTTGGGGAAGAGGCTCGAACCGACCGGGAATTGATGCCAGTTACCAACGGTTTCTACAATGGATACTCATCGTCCCATGTGGCGGGCACATACGATGCTGTTGCGTTGGCGGCCCTCCGCGCTCTGACGTCGCTGCGTAAACACAGGATCGACGACGCCACGTGCTTGGAAGACCACGTGCTGGCGTCGGCCAATCGCGTGAGCCTCGACCTTAGCCGGACTGCTTTCGAACCGCGGCTAGACGCGGACGCGCGCTTCGTCCACATGGGCCGTGATCATGGAATTCCTGGATACGTGCAATTTGTGGCTGAATGCTCTGGACGCAATATCACG GTCCGCAATTTCAAGGATTTGGAACGCTTAATCAGGCCGGCGCACGTGAATCTCCTAGAAACCATATACTCACGAGTGGAAGACATAGATCTCCTTCTCGGTGGAATTCTAGAAATTCCTACGAGGGGCGCAACAGTAGGTCCAACGTTCGTGTGCCTTCTCAAGAGGCAATTCATCAAAATCAGAAATTCCGATCGATTCTGGTACGAGAACGACATTCCACCCTCTGGCTTGAATCCAACTCAACTAGCAGAAATCAGAAAAGTTTCTCTAGCTGGCATTCTCTGTGCCAACACGAAAATCGAGAGAATCCAGCCGAACGCGTTCGTTCAGCAAGACCCATACTTGAACGCTAGAATCAACTGCGATCAACACAGTGCACTCGACATAACACCGTGGAGAGAAGAACCCCTCCCAGaacccagcaaggaaatagcgctaggtAAAGCATCTATTACCTTAGAGCATATACCAGAAATCGAACCCAGTTTGATAGAAGCAGCCGTGAAGAAAGCAGAAGCGGATTTAATCGAAAGGAAACAATTAGAATACAACTCGTGGTTAGAACAGAGAATAGCAGATCCTAAATCACCAGCTGGGACAGCTGCCAGTTTCTCCAAGGCGAATCGAGACGCACTTTTGTTAGCTAACTCGTCGATCATGTACGAGCTGGCTACCAACGAAATTTTAAATGGCTTGCACGGCTTGAAACGCCGGAAACGACAAGCCTTTGACACGACAGATAATATTCTCGGCTTCCCTAACAACGATTTCTCCGATCTGCTGCAAAACGTAGACATTTCTGGATTCCTGTCTCAAAAGAAGCCCACAAATCACGACGAAGTCGAATGCCCCGTAGACGACAGTCCTTGCGATCCTACTAGCCCATACAGGACTTTGTCAGGCCACTGTAACAATTTACGTAATCCTAATCTCGGCAAGTCGTTGACTACCTTCGCTAGATTGCTACCACCAGTCTACGAAGACGGAGTGTCGAAGCCTAGAATAACGTCCGTCACTGGAGTACCTCTGCCAAATCCGCGAGTGGTTTCCACGGTGATCCATCCAGACATCTCCAACCTTCACAATCGATACACGCTGATGGTCATGCAGTTCGCCCAATTTTTGGACCACGACCTCACGATGACACCCATACACAAGGGCTTCGCCGAGTCCATACCAAGCTGCCGCTCTTGCGACTCTCCTCGTACGGTTCATCCTGAATGCAATCCATTCCCAGTGCCACCTGGTGACCATTATTATCCGACAGTGAACGTAACTTCCGGCGCGCGAATGTGCTTCCCGTCTATGAGATCGTTGCCGGGTCAACAGCACCTGGGACCTCGAGAACAGATCAACCAGAACACCGGCTTCTTGGACGGATCCGTGATCTACGGTGAAAACACTTGCATTTGCAATATTCTGCGCGGTTTCAACGGTCGCATGAACGTCACGCAGAGTCCACATCGCGGGGCGAAAGACCTTCTTCCGCAATCGCCTACACATCCGGAGTGTAAAGCTAAGTCGGGATACTGTTTCATCGGTGGTGACGGTCGTGCTTCGGAACAGCCCGCACTGACCGTCATGCACACGACCTGGATACGAGAGCACAACAGGATTGTCGAAGGTTTGAGGCAAATAAATCCTCATTGGGATGGCGAGAAATTGTTCCAACAAGCTCGTCGCATAGTTAGCGCGATATTACAGCATGTGACGTACAACGAGTTTCTACCGCGAATTCTCGGTTGGAACGCCGTCACTCTTTATGGTCTGAAGCTTCTACCTCAGGGCTACTACAAGGAGTACTCGCCTACTTGTAATCCCAGCGTGCTCACAGAATTCGCTACGGCTGCTTACAGAATTGGCCACTCGCTTCTGAGGCCGCATTTGCCGAGAATGGATAGCAATTATCAAAATATAGAACCTTCGATCTTGTTGAGGGATGGATTCTTCGACCCCGACATGCTGTACCAGAATGGTATGTGCGATGAGATGATACGAGGTCTGATAGCCACTCCTATGGAAACCTTGGATCAATTTATAACCGGCGAAGTAACCAATCATCTGTTCGAAATTCGTGGAATTCCATATTCTGGGATCGATCTGGTGGCGCTTAACGTTCATCGTGCCAGAGATCACGGCGTACCATCGTACAATAACTACAGGGCTCTGTGCAACTTGAAAAGAGCTACGACATTTGAAGATTTGTCGAGGGAGATGGCGCCGGAAGTAATAGCTCGCATGAAGCGCATCTACGCGTCCGTGGATGACATCGATTTGTTCCCCGGTGGCATGAGCGAGAGACCTCTCCAGGGTGGTCTCGTAGGACCCACGTTCGCCTGTATAATCGCGATACAGTTCAGACAATCGAGGAAATGCGATCGATTCTGGTACGAGACCGACGACCCCAACATCCGGTTCACCGAGCATCAGCTGGCGGAAATTCGTAAAGTGACACTGTCAAAAATTTTATGCGAGAATATGGACGACCACAACGAGATGCAACGAGCCGCGTTCGATTTGCCCAGCAATTTCTTGAATCCGCGCGTCCCCTGCAGTTCCATGCCGCACATGGACCTATCCGCTTGGAGAGAAACCAGGCATGGTTGTCAGATAGGAGGGAGGAACGTGGCTCTCGGAGAGTCTGGTTTCCCTACGCCCTGCACTAGCTGCGTTTGCACAGCAGAAGGC ACGCAATGCGCTTCTCTGAGGATCACCGATTGCAATCAGCTTCTTCGCGAAGCTTCTCGAGAGGCGATTTTACGCGACGACGTGTGCACGGCTCAGTGCGGCTTCGTCTTGGCGGCCACGGAAGCTACCTCGAGAATTCAACAGTTCACCACGCCGACCAGCTTTCCCGGTTTCGTGGCGCACAGAAACAGTTTAAGAAGCGCACCCACGCCGGTTTCGTTCAACGGCTTCAAACTTCCCGATCTCTCGCAATTTATAGGCTGA
- the Wmd gene encoding serine-threonine kinase receptor-associated protein wmd, protein MANLKQTPLTCSGHTRPVVHLAFSDITESGYYLISACKDGKPMLRQGDTGDWIGTFEGHKGAVWGVALNPQATRAASGAADFNAKVWDAIKGEEIHSFQHKHIVKSVNFSTDSNYLCTGSNEKLVRIYDLNKPEAAPQIFSGHKNGIRHVTFFNNDTALITCGDDKTLRVWDRNSGQEIKRLDFPAIPNSMEVSRDGNIITTTHSNIVTFWNSRELTKLREYTAPTQMNSASLHPDCSIFVCGGEDLKMYKFDYSTGAEIESFKGHFGPVHCVRFSPDGELYASGSEDGTLRLWQTTVGKTYGLWRCIEQSPVMQETTTVLNNKQEVPAS, encoded by the exons ATGGCGAATTTGAAACAGACACCACTGACGTGCAGCGGACACACCAGGCCTGTGGTGCATCTCGCCTTCTCCGATATCACTGAGTCTGGATATTATCTGATTTCGGCGTGCAAAG ATGGCAAGCCTATGTTACGACAAGGAGATACTGGAGATTGGATTGGAACATTTGAAGGACACAAGGGAGCAGTGTGGGGTGTTGCATTGAACCCTCAGGCTACAAGAGCTGCTTCGGGTGCTGCAGATTTCAATGCTAAAGTTTGGGATGCGATTAAGGGAGAAGAAATCCATTCGTTTCAACATAAACATATAGTCAAGTCTGTCAACTTTAGCACCGATTCCAATTATTTATGTACCGGTTCTAACGAGAAACTTGTACGAATTTATGATCTTAACAAACCCGAAGCTGCACCACAg ATTTTCTCAGGCCACAAAAATGGTATCAGACATGTTACCTTCTTCAATAACGATACTGCATTGATTACCTGTGGCGATGACAAGACATTAAGGGTCTGGGATAGAAATAGCGGTCAAGAAATAAAAAGGCTAGACTTTCCAGCAATTCCAAATTCCATGGAGGTATCAAGGGATGGCAACATCATTACCACTACTCATTCCAATATAGTCACTTTTTGGAATAGCAGAGA ATTAACTAAATTACGCGAATACACCGCTCCAACGCAAATGAACAGTGCCAGTTTGCATCCAGATTGTAGTATTTTTGTATGCGGAGGGGAGGATTTAAAAATGTACAAATTTGATTATTCTACAGGGGCTGAAATTG AATCATTCAAAGGACATTTTGGACCCGTACATTGCGTGCGTTTCTCGCCAGACGGTGAATTATACGCTAGTGGATCGGAGGATGGTACATTAAGATTATGGCAAACGACCGTTGGCAAAACGTACGGTCTTTGGCGGTGTATAGAGCAATCACCTGTAATGCAAGAGACTACTACTGTGCTTAACAATAAACAAGAAGTTCCTGCCAGTTAA